One window of Cetobacterium somerae genomic DNA carries:
- a CDS encoding NERD domain-containing protein has product MLFLNILIISILIILFVLNFKNKKLKIPTWKYETEAEMLGKIGEKNVSIMLKFLPKDYHIFNDIYLEVNGITTQIDHLIISNYGIFVIETKNYSGWIYGGDSSEYWTQNMYGKKYKFYNPIKQNFAHINILESILKIQKYKFVPIVVFAGDAELKINSKNIVIHLLELERFILNYKTKIFTNSDIEKIIEKLRASIVLDENIEEKHIQNVKARLKQKKEMINHGICPKCKTKLVEKNGRYGKFIGCNNYPKCKFILKKQEVI; this is encoded by the coding sequence ATGCTTTTTTTAAATATATTAATTATTAGTATATTAATAATATTATTTGTGTTAAATTTTAAAAATAAGAAACTAAAAATACCTACATGGAAATATGAAACTGAAGCAGAAATGCTAGGAAAAATAGGAGAAAAAAACGTAAGTATCATGCTAAAATTTCTTCCAAAAGATTATCATATATTTAATGATATCTACTTAGAAGTAAACGGAATAACAACTCAAATAGATCATCTAATAATATCTAACTATGGAATTTTTGTAATAGAAACTAAAAATTATAGCGGATGGATTTATGGAGGAGACAGTTCTGAATATTGGACTCAAAATATGTATGGAAAAAAATATAAGTTTTATAATCCAATAAAACAAAACTTCGCTCATATAAACATTTTAGAAAGTATCTTAAAAATTCAGAAATATAAATTTGTTCCAATTGTAGTATTTGCTGGAGATGCTGAATTAAAAATTAACTCTAAAAATATTGTCATCCATCTATTAGAATTAGAACGATTTATTCTTAATTATAAAACTAAAATTTTTACTAATTCAGATATAGAGAAAATAATAGAAAAATTAAGAGCTTCTATTGTTCTTGATGAAAACATAGAGGAGAAGCATATTCAAAATGTAAAGGCAAGATTAAAACAAAAAAAAGAGATGATAAATCACGGAATCTGCCCAAAGTGTAAAACAAAATTAGTGGAAAAAAATGGTCGTTATGGTAAATTTATTGGATGTAATAACTATCCTAAATGTAAGTTTATTTTAAAAAAACAAGAAGTTATCTAA
- the cas13c gene encoding type VI-C CRISPR-associated RNA-guided ribonuclease Cas13c, with protein MEKNKIYGSKQNRSSIIRIILSNYDMIGIKELKVLYQKQGGVDTFNLDSYIDLTSRKVIIKSFKSKEKERNRYSFSYDTMGNSPGDKNSFIITKFDKILNKEIRRYKVTLSLKEKTTNVIFAEVEDKMEEQKKDVSGERIKLRNRTSQTERKLLSKEVCRNYSEIARVSVDEIDSLKIYKIKRFLNYRSNLLIYFALINDFLCAPLKEEGITEVWKLSKNNTPLLDKRLEKITDYVYSTLSKEVENRVNQLEKRISKNNKEIEELKVLFSHKNGNKRKIEQLELLNKSLKIKMSELSGYSSKENLKQDLKKIVDIFSEFRHALMHYDYMYFENLFENRGCDNLKNLLDLNFFRYTKLIGEFKIENKTNYLDGDEELSIWGPIRKTRNNNAKEC; from the coding sequence GTGGAAAAAAATAAAATATATGGATCTAAGCAAAATAGAAGTTCTATTATTAGAATAATTTTATCCAATTACGATATGATAGGGATAAAAGAGTTGAAGGTACTGTATCAAAAACAGGGGGGCGTTGATACTTTTAACTTAGATTCATACATAGATTTAACATCTAGAAAAGTTATTATAAAAAGTTTTAAATCTAAAGAGAAAGAGAGAAATAGATATAGTTTTTCATATGACACCATGGGAAATTCTCCTGGTGATAAAAATAGTTTTATTATTACTAAATTTGATAAAATTTTAAATAAAGAGATTCGAAGATATAAAGTAACATTAAGTTTAAAAGAAAAAACTACTAATGTTATCTTTGCTGAGGTAGAGGATAAAATGGAGGAACAGAAAAAAGATGTTAGTGGAGAGAGAATAAAACTAAGAAATAGAACCTCTCAAACAGAACGAAAACTTTTATCTAAAGAGGTTTGCCGAAATTACTCTGAAATAGCTAGAGTTTCAGTGGATGAGATTGACTCTTTAAAAATTTATAAGATTAAACGATTCCTAAATTATCGTTCAAATCTTCTAATATACTTTGCACTAATAAATGATTTTTTATGTGCTCCTTTAAAAGAGGAGGGCATTACAGAGGTTTGGAAACTCTCTAAAAATAATACTCCTTTATTAGATAAACGATTAGAAAAAATTACAGATTATGTTTATAGTACCCTCTCAAAAGAGGTTGAAAACAGAGTTAACCAACTGGAAAAAAGAATTTCTAAAAATAACAAAGAGATTGAGGAGTTAAAAGTACTTTTTAGTCATAAAAATGGAAATAAACGAAAAATTGAACAGCTTGAATTGTTGAATAAAAGTTTGAAAATTAAAATGTCAGAGCTCTCTGGATATAGCTCTAAAGAAAATCTAAAGCAGGATCTTAAAAAGATTGTAGATATTTTTTCTGAGTTTAGGCATGCTTTAATGCATTACGACTACATGTACTTTGAAAACCTTTTTGAAAATAGAGGTTGTGATAATCTTAAAAACCTTCTTGATTTAAACTTCTTCAGATATACAAAACTTATAGGGGAGTTTAAAATTGAAAATAAAACTAACTACCTTGATGGAGATGAAGAACTTTCTATTTGGGGTCCCATCAGGAAAACGCGGAATAACAACGCTAAGGAATGTTGA